The following coding sequences lie in one Zingiber officinale cultivar Zhangliang chromosome 2B, Zo_v1.1, whole genome shotgun sequence genomic window:
- the LOC122047395 gene encoding leucine-rich repeat receptor protein kinase MSP1-like isoform X2 encodes MENLRSLLHLDVSRNRLSGSIFPGIGLLGGIITLDLSSNSFTGPLPITIGKLTSIESLWLGQNSFTGNLPVEIGSMKQLKEFSVQSCKFTGTIPEEISNLKNLTDLDISENNFEGEMPQGIGELVNLKYFVAADAGLCGPIPKQLGNCKNLRIVDLSFNSFSGPLPNSLAGLQAITTFILEDNHLEGPIPTWISNWKMVNSIRLGKNLFNGSLPPLYLPNLISFSADANQLSGIIPSDICSGNSLSSLSLSENKLTGTITRAFEECSKLTDLVLMGNTLYGEIPGYLGELPLVTLELSQNNFSGMVPQKLWKSPTILEISLSNNRLTGQIPTIIGDMLNLERLQLDNNFFEGIIPTSIGKLGNLTNLSLHGNQLSGEIPAELFNCRNLVALDLSSNNLTGSIPSTISQLKLLDNLVLSKNQLSGHIPGDICAGFQMVAYPDSEFTQHYGMLDLSYNYLNGEIPASIKNCTVLRELRLQGNVLTGSIPPELADLANLTFIDLSFNSLRGQILPRLSPLRSLQGLLLSNNQFDGTIPSQISWMLPSLVKLNLSSNHLTGTIPKSIFYIETLTDVDISQNLLSGQIPFAAKDLSSLLIFKASNNNLNGSLSESVSNLSSLSVLDLHDNNLIGGLPSSLSRLDYLTYLDLSNNKFLGAIPCDICSIVGLSFANFSGNRLYRYSGDCASTTPCLAHQFLSPLLVPYPSSRALTQVSVWCITLGIAIGLVAFLIFFLRWRAMRKKCLTSVSLDKASAAALELASSDELLEKKLKEPLSINLATFQHALLRLTLSDILKATENFSKARIIGDGGFGAVYKAALPGECMVAVKRLYGGGQFQGDREFLAEMETIGKVKHQNLVPLLGYCVFGDERFLIYEYMENGSLEVWLRNRADAMDALQWPVRLNICLGAARGLAFLHHGFVPHIIHRDMKSSNILLDKDFEPRVSDFGLARIISACETHVSTDLAGTFGYIPPEYGMTMKATVKGDVYSFGVVMLELLTGRPPTGQEEREGGGNLVGWVRWMVGLGKEAEVLDAWLTSCGHWRGQMMSALKVALQCTADEPGKRPTMLEVVRMLKEIKMEAGDGGVVSLDA; translated from the coding sequence ATGGAAAATCTCAGGAGCCTCTTGCATTTGGATGTCAGCCGAAATAGGCTCTCTGGTTCCATCTTTCCCGGCATTGGGTTGCTTGGAGGAATCATAACACTTGACCTTTCTTCCAACAGTTTTACAGGGCCTCTGCCAATCACCATTGGCAAATTGACAAGCATCGAATCCCTTTGGCTGGGACAAAATAGTTTCACTGGGAATCTTCCAGTAGAAATTGGCAGCATGAAGCAGCTCAAAGAGTTCTCTGTGCAAAGTTGCAAGTTCACGGGAACTATTCCTGAGGAAATCTCCAACCTGAAGAATTTAACAGATTTAGACATTTCTGAGAACAATTTCGAAGGAGAAATGCCTCAAGGAATTGGAGAATTGGTGAACTTGAAATATTTTGTTGCTGCTGATGCTGGGTTATGTGGTCCTATACCTAAACAATTGGGCAACTGCAAGAATCTAAGGATTGTAGATTTGTCATTTAATTCGTTTTCAGGTCCTCTGCCTAATAGTCTTGCTGGGCTGCAGGCTATCACTACATTTATCTTGGAAGATAATCATCTGGAAGGTCCCATTCCCACCTGGATCTCAAATTGGAAGATGGTAAATTCCATAAGATTGGGTAAGAACCTATTTAATGGATCTTTGCCACCACTGTACCTGCCGAATTTGATTTCATTCTCTGCTGATGCGAATCAGCTCTCTGGAATAATTCCCTCAGATATTTGTTCGGGCAACTCTCTATCCTCGCTTTCATTATCAGAGAACAAACTAACGGGCACCATTACGAGAGCCTTCGAAGAATGCTCTAAGCTTACTGATCTGGTCCTTATGGGGAACACTTTGTATGGTGAAATACCAGGATACCTTGGTGAGCTTCCGCTCGTTACACTGGAATTGTCTCAGAATAACTTCTCTGGAATGGTTCCACAGAAGCTGTGGAAATCTCCAACCATACTGGAAATATCCTTGAGCAATAATAGACTAACTGGCCAGATTCCTACGATCATTGGTGATATGTTGAATTTGGAGAGGCTACAACTTGATAATAATTTCTTTGAGGGTATCATTCCTACTTCAATTGGCAAACTTGGAAACCTCACCAATTTGTCTCTCCATGGAAACCAATTATCAGGGGAGATACCAGCAGAGCTTTTCAACTGTAGGAACCTGGTGGCATTAGATCTGAGTTCCAACAATCTGACAGGGAGCATTCCTAGCACCATATCACAGTTGAAGTTGCTTGACAATTTGGTCCTGTCTAAGAACCAACTATCTGGGCATATTCCTGGTGACATTTGTGCTGGTTTTCAGATGGTTGCTTATCCAGATTCAGAGTTCACGCAACACTATGGTATGCTTGATCTTTCTTATAACTATCTAAATGGTGAAATTCCTGCTTCCATTAAGAACTGCACTGTGCTAAGGGAGCTAAGGTTGCAAGGCAACGTGCTCACTGGCAGCATCCCTCCTGAGCTGGCTGACCTAGCAAATCTCACCTTCATTGATCTGTCCTTTAACTCTCTCAGAGGTCAGATTCTGCCGCGTCTTTCTCCTTTGCGGAGCCTACAAGGTCTTCTCTTGTCAAACAATCAATTTGATGGTACAATTCCAAGCCAGATAAGTTGGATGCTGCCCAGCTTAGTCAAGCTGAATTTGTCATCCAACCACCTTACTGGTACAATTCCAAAATCTATTTTCTACATCGAGACCCTTACAGATGTTGATATCAGCCAGAACTTGCTTTCTGGACAAATTCCATTCGCCGCCAAGGATCTCAGTTCCCTCCTCATATTCAAGGCCAGCAACAACAACTTAAATGGAAGCTTATCTGAGTCAGTGTCAAACCTAAGCTCCCTTTCTGTCCTAGATCTCCACGACAACAATCTTATTGGAGGTTTGCCATCATCACTTTCCAGACTCGATTACTTGACTTATCTTGACCTCTCCAATAACAAGTTTCTTGGTGCCATCCCCTGTGATATCTGTAGCAttgttggactttcctttgccaacttCTCTGGCAACAGGTTATACAGGTACTCAGGTGATTGTGCTTCCACCACTCCTTGCCTAGCACACCAATTTCTTTCTCCTCTCCTTGTTCCTTATCCATCGTCTCGAGCTCTGACCCAGGTTTCAGTGTGGTGCATTACTCTTGGTATTGCCATTGGATTGGTGGCATTTCTTATCTTCTTTCTCAGGTGGAGGGCCATGAGGAAGAAATGTTTGACTTCTGTATCACTTGACAAGGCCAGTGCTGCAGCTCTTGAACTAGCCTCCAGCGATGAGCTTCTGGAAAAGAAGTTGAAGGAGCCATTGAGCATAAATCTAGCCACATTCCAACATGCTCTGCTGCGGCTAACCCTCAGTGACATTCTGAAAGCAACGGAAAACTTCAGCAAGGCTCGAATCATCGGTGACGGTGGTTTTGGTGCAGTATATAAAGCAGCTCTTCCTGGTGAATGCATGGTAGCAGTCAAGAGGCTTTATGGTGGAGGCCAGTTCCAGGGCGACCGCGAGTTCCTAGCTGAGATGGAGACCATTGGCAAGGTGAAGCACCAGAACCTTGTCCCACTGCTTGGATACTGTGTCTTCGGCGACGAGCGGTTTCTCATCTATGAGTACATGGAAAATGGAAGCCTGGAGGTGTGGCTTAGGAACCGAGCTGATGCAATGGACGCCCTCCAGTGGCCGGTGAGGCTCAATATTTGTCTTGGCGCTGCCCGTGGCTTGGCATTCTTGCACCATGGCTTTGTTCCCCATATCATCCATCGGGACATGAAGTCGAGTAACATTCTCTTGGACAAGGACTTTGAGCCAAGGGTCTCTGACTTTGGACTTGCACGCATAATTAGCGCGTGTGAAACTCATGTCAGCACTGACCTTGCCGGGACTTTTGGTTACATCCCGCCAGAGTATGGGATGACCATGAAGGCTACCGTGAAGGGGGATGTCTACAGCTTTGGGGTGGTGATGTTGGAGCTGCTCACTGGGCGGCCACCGACAGGGCAAGAAGAGAGGGAAGGTGGTGGGAACTTGGTGGGATGGGTGAGGTGGATGGTGGGACTGGGGAAGGAGGCTGAAGTGCTTGATgcatggttgacttcttgtggacaTTGGAGGGGGCAGATGATGTCAGCGCTAAAGGTTGCTTTGCAGTGCACAGCCGATGAGCCGGGGAAGAGGCCCACCATGCTTGAGGTGGTGAGGATGCTCAAGGAGATCAAGATGGAGGCTGGTGATGGTGGTGTTGTCAGTTTAGATGCCTGA
- the LOC122047395 gene encoding leucine-rich repeat receptor protein kinase MSP1-like isoform X1: MRPSGEKTKMLVVFLFVMNFFLFIPISGVTYTGEMEKLYTLRDSLAPGRGLLPSWFTAGTPCDWTGITCAGSIVEAIDLSNVGFDVHIPRCIGEFRHLRLLNLSTCSFTGQIPETLGNLQMLESLDLSVNHLSGALPSSLISLRKLTVLVLDSNSLTGDISTIVGHLKGLKKLSISDNSFTGSIPPNIGNLFDLVYLDLSFNYFSGPLPPSMENLRSLLHLDVSRNRLSGSIFPGIGLLGGIITLDLSSNSFTGPLPITIGKLTSIESLWLGQNSFTGNLPVEIGSMKQLKEFSVQSCKFTGTIPEEISNLKNLTDLDISENNFEGEMPQGIGELVNLKYFVAADAGLCGPIPKQLGNCKNLRIVDLSFNSFSGPLPNSLAGLQAITTFILEDNHLEGPIPTWISNWKMVNSIRLGKNLFNGSLPPLYLPNLISFSADANQLSGIIPSDICSGNSLSSLSLSENKLTGTITRAFEECSKLTDLVLMGNTLYGEIPGYLGELPLVTLELSQNNFSGMVPQKLWKSPTILEISLSNNRLTGQIPTIIGDMLNLERLQLDNNFFEGIIPTSIGKLGNLTNLSLHGNQLSGEIPAELFNCRNLVALDLSSNNLTGSIPSTISQLKLLDNLVLSKNQLSGHIPGDICAGFQMVAYPDSEFTQHYGMLDLSYNYLNGEIPASIKNCTVLRELRLQGNVLTGSIPPELADLANLTFIDLSFNSLRGQILPRLSPLRSLQGLLLSNNQFDGTIPSQISWMLPSLVKLNLSSNHLTGTIPKSIFYIETLTDVDISQNLLSGQIPFAAKDLSSLLIFKASNNNLNGSLSESVSNLSSLSVLDLHDNNLIGGLPSSLSRLDYLTYLDLSNNKFLGAIPCDICSIVGLSFANFSGNRLYRYSGDCASTTPCLAHQFLSPLLVPYPSSRALTQVSVWCITLGIAIGLVAFLIFFLRWRAMRKKCLTSVSLDKASAAALELASSDELLEKKLKEPLSINLATFQHALLRLTLSDILKATENFSKARIIGDGGFGAVYKAALPGECMVAVKRLYGGGQFQGDREFLAEMETIGKVKHQNLVPLLGYCVFGDERFLIYEYMENGSLEVWLRNRADAMDALQWPVRLNICLGAARGLAFLHHGFVPHIIHRDMKSSNILLDKDFEPRVSDFGLARIISACETHVSTDLAGTFGYIPPEYGMTMKATVKGDVYSFGVVMLELLTGRPPTGQEEREGGGNLVGWVRWMVGLGKEAEVLDAWLTSCGHWRGQMMSALKVALQCTADEPGKRPTMLEVVRMLKEIKMEAGDGGVVSLDA; the protein is encoded by the coding sequence ATGCGACCAAGTGGGGAGAAAACCAAGATGCTTGTTGTCTTCTTATTTGTCATGAACTTTTTCCTTTTTATACCCATCTCAGGTGTGACCTATACTGGTGAGATGGAGAAATTGTACACCTTGAGAGACTCACTTGCTCCAGGAAGAGGCTTACTACCAAGCTGGTTTACTGCAGGAACTCCTTGTGATTGGACAGGCATAACATGCGCTGGTTCAATTGTTGAGGCTATCGACTTATCTAATGTAGGCTTTGATGTTCATATCCCACGCTGTATAGGGGAGTTTAGACATCTCAGATTACTCAACCTTAGCACCTGCAGCTTCACTGGCCAAATACCGGAAACATTGGGGAATCTGCAAATGCTGGAGTCACTGGACTTGAGTGTGAATCATCTCTCTGGAGCTCTTCCTTCTTCACTTATTAGCTTGAGGAAGCTTACGGTACTTGTGCTCGACTCAAATTCCCTCACTGGAGATATAAGCACCATAGTTGGTCATCTTAAAGGTCTCAAAAAGCTTTCCATCTCTGACAATTCTTTCACAGGTAGCATTCCCCCCAATATTGGGAACTTGTTTGATCTGGTGTATCTGGACTTGAGCTTCAATTATTTCTCTGGACCATTACCTCCCAGCATGGAAAATCTCAGGAGCCTCTTGCATTTGGATGTCAGCCGAAATAGGCTCTCTGGTTCCATCTTTCCCGGCATTGGGTTGCTTGGAGGAATCATAACACTTGACCTTTCTTCCAACAGTTTTACAGGGCCTCTGCCAATCACCATTGGCAAATTGACAAGCATCGAATCCCTTTGGCTGGGACAAAATAGTTTCACTGGGAATCTTCCAGTAGAAATTGGCAGCATGAAGCAGCTCAAAGAGTTCTCTGTGCAAAGTTGCAAGTTCACGGGAACTATTCCTGAGGAAATCTCCAACCTGAAGAATTTAACAGATTTAGACATTTCTGAGAACAATTTCGAAGGAGAAATGCCTCAAGGAATTGGAGAATTGGTGAACTTGAAATATTTTGTTGCTGCTGATGCTGGGTTATGTGGTCCTATACCTAAACAATTGGGCAACTGCAAGAATCTAAGGATTGTAGATTTGTCATTTAATTCGTTTTCAGGTCCTCTGCCTAATAGTCTTGCTGGGCTGCAGGCTATCACTACATTTATCTTGGAAGATAATCATCTGGAAGGTCCCATTCCCACCTGGATCTCAAATTGGAAGATGGTAAATTCCATAAGATTGGGTAAGAACCTATTTAATGGATCTTTGCCACCACTGTACCTGCCGAATTTGATTTCATTCTCTGCTGATGCGAATCAGCTCTCTGGAATAATTCCCTCAGATATTTGTTCGGGCAACTCTCTATCCTCGCTTTCATTATCAGAGAACAAACTAACGGGCACCATTACGAGAGCCTTCGAAGAATGCTCTAAGCTTACTGATCTGGTCCTTATGGGGAACACTTTGTATGGTGAAATACCAGGATACCTTGGTGAGCTTCCGCTCGTTACACTGGAATTGTCTCAGAATAACTTCTCTGGAATGGTTCCACAGAAGCTGTGGAAATCTCCAACCATACTGGAAATATCCTTGAGCAATAATAGACTAACTGGCCAGATTCCTACGATCATTGGTGATATGTTGAATTTGGAGAGGCTACAACTTGATAATAATTTCTTTGAGGGTATCATTCCTACTTCAATTGGCAAACTTGGAAACCTCACCAATTTGTCTCTCCATGGAAACCAATTATCAGGGGAGATACCAGCAGAGCTTTTCAACTGTAGGAACCTGGTGGCATTAGATCTGAGTTCCAACAATCTGACAGGGAGCATTCCTAGCACCATATCACAGTTGAAGTTGCTTGACAATTTGGTCCTGTCTAAGAACCAACTATCTGGGCATATTCCTGGTGACATTTGTGCTGGTTTTCAGATGGTTGCTTATCCAGATTCAGAGTTCACGCAACACTATGGTATGCTTGATCTTTCTTATAACTATCTAAATGGTGAAATTCCTGCTTCCATTAAGAACTGCACTGTGCTAAGGGAGCTAAGGTTGCAAGGCAACGTGCTCACTGGCAGCATCCCTCCTGAGCTGGCTGACCTAGCAAATCTCACCTTCATTGATCTGTCCTTTAACTCTCTCAGAGGTCAGATTCTGCCGCGTCTTTCTCCTTTGCGGAGCCTACAAGGTCTTCTCTTGTCAAACAATCAATTTGATGGTACAATTCCAAGCCAGATAAGTTGGATGCTGCCCAGCTTAGTCAAGCTGAATTTGTCATCCAACCACCTTACTGGTACAATTCCAAAATCTATTTTCTACATCGAGACCCTTACAGATGTTGATATCAGCCAGAACTTGCTTTCTGGACAAATTCCATTCGCCGCCAAGGATCTCAGTTCCCTCCTCATATTCAAGGCCAGCAACAACAACTTAAATGGAAGCTTATCTGAGTCAGTGTCAAACCTAAGCTCCCTTTCTGTCCTAGATCTCCACGACAACAATCTTATTGGAGGTTTGCCATCATCACTTTCCAGACTCGATTACTTGACTTATCTTGACCTCTCCAATAACAAGTTTCTTGGTGCCATCCCCTGTGATATCTGTAGCAttgttggactttcctttgccaacttCTCTGGCAACAGGTTATACAGGTACTCAGGTGATTGTGCTTCCACCACTCCTTGCCTAGCACACCAATTTCTTTCTCCTCTCCTTGTTCCTTATCCATCGTCTCGAGCTCTGACCCAGGTTTCAGTGTGGTGCATTACTCTTGGTATTGCCATTGGATTGGTGGCATTTCTTATCTTCTTTCTCAGGTGGAGGGCCATGAGGAAGAAATGTTTGACTTCTGTATCACTTGACAAGGCCAGTGCTGCAGCTCTTGAACTAGCCTCCAGCGATGAGCTTCTGGAAAAGAAGTTGAAGGAGCCATTGAGCATAAATCTAGCCACATTCCAACATGCTCTGCTGCGGCTAACCCTCAGTGACATTCTGAAAGCAACGGAAAACTTCAGCAAGGCTCGAATCATCGGTGACGGTGGTTTTGGTGCAGTATATAAAGCAGCTCTTCCTGGTGAATGCATGGTAGCAGTCAAGAGGCTTTATGGTGGAGGCCAGTTCCAGGGCGACCGCGAGTTCCTAGCTGAGATGGAGACCATTGGCAAGGTGAAGCACCAGAACCTTGTCCCACTGCTTGGATACTGTGTCTTCGGCGACGAGCGGTTTCTCATCTATGAGTACATGGAAAATGGAAGCCTGGAGGTGTGGCTTAGGAACCGAGCTGATGCAATGGACGCCCTCCAGTGGCCGGTGAGGCTCAATATTTGTCTTGGCGCTGCCCGTGGCTTGGCATTCTTGCACCATGGCTTTGTTCCCCATATCATCCATCGGGACATGAAGTCGAGTAACATTCTCTTGGACAAGGACTTTGAGCCAAGGGTCTCTGACTTTGGACTTGCACGCATAATTAGCGCGTGTGAAACTCATGTCAGCACTGACCTTGCCGGGACTTTTGGTTACATCCCGCCAGAGTATGGGATGACCATGAAGGCTACCGTGAAGGGGGATGTCTACAGCTTTGGGGTGGTGATGTTGGAGCTGCTCACTGGGCGGCCACCGACAGGGCAAGAAGAGAGGGAAGGTGGTGGGAACTTGGTGGGATGGGTGAGGTGGATGGTGGGACTGGGGAAGGAGGCTGAAGTGCTTGATgcatggttgacttcttgtggacaTTGGAGGGGGCAGATGATGTCAGCGCTAAAGGTTGCTTTGCAGTGCACAGCCGATGAGCCGGGGAAGAGGCCCACCATGCTTGAGGTGGTGAGGATGCTCAAGGAGATCAAGATGGAGGCTGGTGATGGTGGTGTTGTCAGTTTAGATGCCTGA